In Mixophyes fleayi isolate aMixFle1 chromosome 4, aMixFle1.hap1, whole genome shotgun sequence, the following proteins share a genomic window:
- the LOC142150420 gene encoding uncharacterized protein LOC142150420: MGAYIRKNRDSELEDNMRNQNISRLLPNTLLLADICFLISRQCHGSMTYRSFYVADVRRPFCYSLSDTRIVLHHILWLQQMRKRRGQSLQTPYYVGENVNYSQGDDLTDIKMEDIEEEEKCVMGDQQCKEEEIPTDISTADGWRSRSTSEGHLILSPDFKTEDHIIQDSPGENCINQNIHPVLFYADISSDPPTNDICSPDNSDIAAHSTAHIGDKICSSSECGTFCIHQANCVRPQTTQTGDKTFSCSECEKCFLNKTQLNIHQKIHTGEKQFACSECEKYFRCKSNLLRHQSTHTGEKPFSCTECGKCFSNKSQLTIHHRIHTGEKPFSCAECEKYFRFKSNLLRHQSTHTGEKPFSCTECGKCFFYKSHLVRHNRNHTGEKPFPCPECGKCFTHKSSLVIHQRNHSGEKPFSCPECWKCFTCKSHLITHQSTHTGKKPFSCSECGQCFSKKYSLLTHHRIHTGEKLFPCAECGKCFTHKLSLVTHQRNHTGEKQFSCAECGKRFTLKSQLVRHESTHNVEKPFSCAECGKCFSNKSQCTTHQRFHTGEKPFSCAECGKCFTYKSRLVRHLRSHKSEM, translated from the exons ATGGGGGCATATATTCGTAAAAATAGAGATTCAGAACTAGAAGATAACATGCGTAATCAGAACATTTCCCGTCTCCTGCCAAATACGCTGCTTCTTGCAGACATCTGCTTCCTAATATCTCGCCAATGTCATGGAAGTATGACTTATAGGTCCTTTTACGTGG CCGATGtgcggcggccattttgttataGTCTCTCAGACACCAGGATCGTTTTACATCACATCCTCTGGTTACAGCAGATGCGGAAAAGGCGTGGCCAGAGTCTCCAGACGCCATATTATGTTGGGGAAAACGTTAACTATTCGCag GGTGATGACCTGACTGATATTAAGATGGAAGATATAGAGGAAGAAGAGAAGTGTGTGatgggtgatcagcagtgtaaggaggaggaaatccctacagatatcagcactg CAGATGGATGGAGAAGCAGGAGTACCTCGGAGGGACATCTCATTTTGTCTCCAGATTTCAAAACAGAAGATCACATCATACAAGATTCTCCAGGAGAAAACTGCATTAATCAAAATATACATCCAGTACTTTTCTATGCGGATATATCATCTGATCCACCTACTAATGACATATGCTCTCCAGATAACTCTGATATTGCTGCACATAGTACAGCTCATATAGGTGATAAAATATGCTCCTCTTCTGAATGTGGTACATTTTGTATACATCAGGCAAACTGTGTTAGACCTCAGACAACTCAAACAGGAGATAAAACCTTTTCATGTTCCgagtgtgaaaaatgttttttaaataaaacgcaACTTAAtattcatcagaaaattcacacaggtgagaaacaatTTGCATGTTCAGAGTGTGAGAAATATTTTAGATGCAAATCAAATCTTCTTAGACATCAGAGCACtcacactggtgagaaaccattttcatgtacagaatgtgggaaatgtttttcaaatAAATCACAACTTACTATTCATcatagaattcacacaggtgagaaaccattttcatgtgcagAGTGTGAGAAATATTTTAGATTCAAATCAAATCTTCTTAGACATCAGAGCACtcacactggtgagaaaccattttcatgtacagaatgtgggaaatgttttttctACAAATCACATCTTGTGAGACATAATAGaaatcacacaggtgagaaaccatttccatgtccagagtgtgggaaatgttttacacataaatcatctcttgttatacatcagagaaatcactcaggtgagaaaccattttcatgtccaGAGTgctggaaatgttttacatgcaaATCACATCTTATTACACATCAGAGCACTCACACTGGtaagaaaccattttcatgttcagaGTGTGGGCAATGTTTTTCAAAGAAATATTCTCTTCTTACACATCATAGAattcatacaggtgagaaactGTTTCCATGtgcagagtgtgggaaatgttttacacataaattatctcttgttacacatcagagaaatcacacaggtgagaaacagtTTTCATGTGCAGAGTGTGGGAAACGTTTTACACTCAAATCACAACTTGTTAGACATGAAAGCACTCACAATgttgagaaaccattttcatgtgcagagtgtgggaaatgtttttcaaatAAATCACAATGTACTACTCATCAGAgatttcacacaggtgaaaaaccattttcatgtgcagagtgtgggaaatgttttacatataaatcacGTCTTGTTAGACATCTGAGAAGTCATAAAAGTGAAATGTGA